One segment of Tenrec ecaudatus isolate mTenEca1 chromosome 1, mTenEca1.hap1, whole genome shotgun sequence DNA contains the following:
- the LOC142432173 gene encoding olfactory receptor 7A10-like translates to MEAGNQTHVPEFILLGLSEEAELQPLLFGLFLSMYLVTFTGNLLIILAIATDSHLHTPMYFFLSNLSFADICFTSTTVPKMLLNIQMQNKVITYEDCITQMYFFMLFGTLENFLLTVMAYDRFVAICHPLHYTVIMNPRFCGLLLLTSWVLSFLDSLLNGLMVLQLSFCTELEISHFFCELDQVIQLACSDTFLNDLVMYLEFGLFGGIPLTGILFSYTKIVSSVLKISSAGGKYKAFSTCGSHLSVVSMFYGTALGVYVSSSTTQSSRATAIASVMYTVATPMLNPFIYSLRNKDIKLALRKFFS, encoded by the coding sequence ATGGAAGCAGGAAACCAGACTCATGTTCCAGAATTCATCCTTCTGGGGCTTTCTGAAGAGGCAGAGCTGCAACCCCTCCTCTTTGGACTGTTCCTCTCCATGTACCTGGTCACCTTcactgggaacctgctcatcatcctggccatcgccacagactcccacctccacacacccatgtacttcttcctctccaacctctcctttgCTGACATCTGTTTCACCTCCACCACAGTCCCAAAGATGCTATTGAATATCCAGATGCAGAACAAAGTAATTACATATGAAGACTGCATCACACAGATGTATTTCTTCATGCTTTTTGGGACCTTAGAGAATTTCCTATTGAcagtgatggcctatgaccgATTTGTGGCCATCTGTCACCCACTGCACTATACTGTTATCATGAACCCAAGATTCTGTGGCCTCCTGCTTCTGACCTCCTGGGTATTGTCATTTCTGGACTCTTTATTAAATGGTTTAATGGTTTTGCAACTGTCTTTCTGTACAGAATTGGAAATctcccattttttctgtgaacttgaTCAGGTCATCCAACTTGCTTGTTCTGACACATTTCTCAATGACTTAGTCATGTATTTAGAATTTGGACTTTTTGGTGGTATACCACTCACTGGGATCCTTTTCTCTTACACAAAGATTGTGTCCTCCGTTTTGAAAATTTCATCAGCTGGGGGCAAGTATAAAGCCTTCTCCACATGTGGATCTCATCTTTCTGTTGTTTCCATGTTCTATGGTACAGCTCTTGGGGTTTATGTTAGTTCTTCTACTACTCAAAGCTCCAGGGCCACTGCAATAGCCTCAGTGATGTACACTGTAGCCACACCCATGCTGAATCCTTTTATCTACAGTCTAAGAAACAAAGACATAAAACTAGCCCTAAGAAAATTTTTCAGCTGA
- the LOC142432179 gene encoding olfactory receptor 7A5-like, whose product MEPGNHTQIPEFILLGFSEEAELQPLLFGLFLSMYLVTFTGNLLIILAITRDSHLHTPMYFFLSNLSFADICFTSTTVPKMLMNIHMQSKVITYEDCITQMHFFLLFAALDNFLLTVMAYDRFVAICHPLHYTVIMNPRFCGLLLLVSWILSFLNSVLNGLMVLRLSFCTELEISHFFCELNQVVQLACSDTFLNDIVMYLAFGILGIVPLTGILFSYTKIVSSIMKISSAGGKYKAFSTCGSHLSVVSLFYGTGMGVYLSPAAIENSRASAIASVMYSVATPMLNPFIYSLRNRDIKQALRKLFS is encoded by the coding sequence ATGGAACCAGGAAACCACACTCAGATTCCAGAATTCATCCTACTGGGGTTTTCTGAAGAGgcagagctgcagcccctcctctttggactgttcctctccatgtacctggtcaccttcactgggaacctgctcatcatcctggccatcaccagagactcccacctccacacacccatgtacttcttcctctccaacctctcctttgCTGACATCTGTTTCACCTCTACCACTGTCCCAAAGATGCTGATGAACATCCACATGCAGAGCAAAGTCATTACATATGAAGACTGCATCACTCAGATgcattttttcttgctttttgcgGCCTTAGACAACTTCCTATTGAcagtgatggcctatgaccggTTTGTGGCCATCTGTCACCCACTGCACTACACAGTCATCATGAACCCAAGATTCTGTGGCCTCCTGCTTCTGGTTTCCTGGATATTGTCATTTCTAAACTCTGTATTAAATGGTTTAATGGTTTTGCGACTGTCTTTTTGTACAGAATTGGAAATAtcccattttttctgtgaacttaatCAGGTCGTCCAACTTGCTTGTTCTGATACATTCCTCAATGACATAGTCATGTATTTAGCATTTGGAATTCTGGGTATTGTTCCACTCACTGGGATCCTCTTCTCTTACACAAAGATTGTGTCCTCCATTATGAAAATTTCATCAGCTGGGGGCAagtataaagccttttccacctgtgggtCCCACCTCTCTGTGGTTTCCTTGTTCTATGGAACAGGTATGGGTGTATATCTCAGTCCTGCTGctattgaaaactccagggccagTGCAATCGCCTCAGTAATGTACAGTGTAGCCACACCCATGCTGAATCCTTTtatctacagtcttagaaatcgaGACATAAAGCAAGCTCTACGAAAACTTTTCAGCTGA